In Patagioenas fasciata isolate bPatFas1 chromosome 11, bPatFas1.hap1, whole genome shotgun sequence, the following proteins share a genomic window:
- the LONRF3 gene encoding LON peptidase N-terminal domain and RING finger protein 3 isoform X2: MGSHLPPQPQRPEPQLVLQLAAGARQAQNLELSGGGLGPEWQVLLGRADALAYGGRLHEALPLYQLASRHQQLRAEQLEKLVECLAQSVRIKEGLPAAGSGPPQPREWDVFRCRKCQGFLFEPVSLPCGHTFCKKCLERDRAADSRCVLCKEEGSAAAGQLLRVNVILSNLLAKWFPCQVKASQLRHEGNLLYKEKKLQAALQKYNEAVSLAPNDHLLYSNRSQINSTLKACEDALHDAEMACRLQPNWLKGHLRKGQALANLGKTEEALREFLFCLALDTGNKTAKSEAQKLLLSLFSLIPGNAQEHLPDILQLLSHHSRLKGNLLNSVGSGGTSHNLQRLLKVNVEQKKGFPIQEESNVATSGSLKKSIQITESKKDCLEEENKLSSMPESAFLISEKCSLLKRKCCAEETRNAEVPCKLPKKADTKGNSTGQHTPFEFVDPSDLDCSLCMRLFYEPVTTPCGHTFCLKCLERCLDHNPKCPLCKEGLSECLAMRKYCKTVLMEELIARYLPEELTERRKIYEEEIAELSNLNKNVPIFVCTMAYPTVPCPLHIFEPCYRLMIRRCMETGTKQFGMCISDPVKGFADYGCILEIRNVEFFADGRSVVDSIGKRRFKVIEHSQRDGYNTADIEYIEDQKVQGQEYAALLVLHDSVYDQAYMWFNSLKQALKSRILSHFGPMPAKDPDPQSNPNGPAWCWWVLAVLPLENRAQLPFLAMKSLKDRLNGIRRVLTFMSRTRSR; encoded by the exons ATGGGCTCCCACCTGCCGCCGCAGCCGCAGCGCCCGGAGCCccagctggtgctgcagctggcGGCTGGGGCTCGTCAGGCGCAGAACTTGGAGCTGTCGGGCGGCGGCCTGGGGCCCGAGTGGCAGGTGCTGCTCGGGCGAGCCGACGCGCTCGCCTACGGCGGGCGGCTGCACGAAGCCCTGCCGCTCTACCAGCTGGCGTCCCGCCACCAGCAGCTGCGGGCGGAGCAGTTGGAGAAGCTGGTGGAGTGCCTGGCGCAGAGCGTCCGGATCAAAGAGGGGCTGCCCGCCGCCGGGAGCggccccccgcagccccgcgagTGGGATGTCTTCAGGTGCCGCAAATGCCAGGGCTTCCTCTTCGAGCCCGTTTCCTTGCCTTGCGGACACACGTTCTGCAAAAAGTGCCTGGAGAGGGACCGGGCGGCCGACTCCCGCTGCGTTCTGTGTAAGGAGGAGGGCAGCGCGGCGGCCGGGCAGCTCCTGCGGGTCAATGTCATCCTCAGCAACCTGCTTGCCAAGTGGTTCCCCTGCCAAGTGAAGGCTTCGCAGCTCAGGCACGAAGGGAACCTCCTCTATAAGGAAAAGAAGCTACAAGCCGCCCTGCAGAAGTACAACGAAGCGGTCAGCCTAG CTCCAAATGACCACTTACTATACAGCAACCGTTCCCAGATTAACTCTACTTTGAAAGCTTGTGAAGATGCATTGCATGATGCTGAAATGGCATGCAGACTGCAGCCGAACTGGTTGAAA GGTCACCTGAGGAAAGGACAAGCATTAGCTAATCTGGGGAAAACAGAAGAAGCTTTAAGAGAGTTTCTATTCTGCCTTGCTCTAGATACTGGGAACAAGACTGCCAAGTCTGAGGCACAAAAG CTTCTACTTAGTTTGTTTTCACTCATCCCGGGGAATGCTCAGGAACACTTACCCGATATCCTGCAGCTGTTGTCACATCACTCTAGATTAAAGGGGAATCTCCTAAATTCAGTGGGATCTGGAGGCACCAGCCATAACCTACAGAGGTTGCTCAAG GTAAATGTGGAACAGAAAAAGGGTTTTCCCATTCAAGAGGAATCAAATGTAGCTACTTCTGGTAGTTTGAAGAAATCTATACAAATTACAGAGAGCAAAAAGGACTGCTTGGAGGAGGAGAACAAACTCAGCTCCATGCCAGAGTCTGCCTTTCTCATATCTGAGAAGTGCAGCCTCCTGAAGAGGAAGTGCTGCGCGGAGGAGACGCGCAATGCCGAGGTACCCTGCAAACTGCCCAAGAAAG CTGATACAAAGGGAAATAGTACTGGACAACATACTCCATTTGAATTTGTGGATCCATCAGATTTGGACTGCTCCCTGTGTATGAG GCTCTTCTATGAACCTGTCACAACGCCTTGTGGACACACCTTCTGCCTCAAATGTCTTGAGAGATGCCTGGATCACAACCCAAAATGTCCCCTGTGCAAGGAAGGGCTCTCAGAG TGCTTGGCTATGAGGAAATACTGTAAAACAGTACTAATGGAGGAGTTAATAGCTAGATATCTTCCAGAGGAACTCACTGAAAGAAGAAAGATTTATGAAGAGGAAATAGCAGAGCTTTCCAA CCTAAATAAGAATGTTCCTATATTTGTCTGCACAATGGCGTATCCTACAGTCCCATGCCCTTTGCACATCTTTGAGCCGTGTTATCGCTTGATGATTCGAAGGTGCATGGAGACTGGCACCAAACAATTTGGGATGTGCATCAGTGACCCTGTaaaggg GTTTGCAGATTATGGCTGCATTCTGGAGATAAGAAATGTTGAATTCTTTGCTGATGGTCGCTCTGTTGTGGACAGCATCGGCAAGAGGAGATTTAAGGTGATAGAGCACAGCCAGCGCGATGGCTATAATACAGCAGATATCGAGTACATTGAGGATCAAAAG GTGCAAGGACAAGAGTATGCTGCATTACTTGTTCTCCACGATTCTGTCTATGATCAGGCATATATGTGGTTTAACTCCCTCAAGCAAGCACTCAAAAGTCGAATTCTCAGTCATTTTGGTCCAATGCCAGCTAAGGATCCTGACCCACAG TCTAACCCTAATGGGCCAGCCTGGTGCTGGTGGGTCCTGGCTGTCCTTCCCCTTGAGAACAGGGCTCAGCTCCCTTTCCTCGCCATGAAGTCCCTCAAAGACCGCTTGAATGGCATCAGACGTGTCCTTACGTTCATGTCTCGTACAAGATCACGGTGA
- the LONRF3 gene encoding LON peptidase N-terminal domain and RING finger protein 3 isoform X3 — protein MGSHLPPQPQRPEPQLVLQLAAGARQAQNLELSGGGLGPEWQVLLGRADALAYGGRLHEALPLYQLASRHQQLRAEQLEKLVECLAQSVRIKEGLPAAGSGPPQPREWDVFRCRKCQGFLFEPVSLPCGHTFCKKCLERDRAADSRCVLCKEEGSAAAGQLLRVNVILSNLLAKWFPCQVKASQLRHEGNLLYKEKKLQAALQKYNEAVSLAPNDHLLYSNRSQINSTLKACEDALHDAEMACRLQPNWLKGHLRKGQALANLGKTEEALREFLFCLALDTGNKTAKSEAQKVNVEQKKGFPIQEESNVATSGSLKKSIQITESKKDCLEEENKLSSMPESAFLISEKCSLLKRKCCAEETRNAEVPCKLPKKDTADTKGNSTGQHTPFEFVDPSDLDCSLCMRLFYEPVTTPCGHTFCLKCLERCLDHNPKCPLCKEGLSECLAMRKYCKTVLMEELIARYLPEELTERRKIYEEEIAELSNLNKNVPIFVCTMAYPTVPCPLHIFEPCYRLMIRRCMETGTKQFGMCISDPVKGFADYGCILEIRNVEFFADGRSVVDSIGKRRFKVIEHSQRDGYNTADIEYIEDQKVQGQEYAALLVLHDSVYDQAYMWFNSLKQALKSRILSHFGPMPAKDPDPQSNPNGPAWCWWVLAVLPLENRAQLPFLAMKSLKDRLNGIRRVLTFMSRTRSR, from the exons ATGGGCTCCCACCTGCCGCCGCAGCCGCAGCGCCCGGAGCCccagctggtgctgcagctggcGGCTGGGGCTCGTCAGGCGCAGAACTTGGAGCTGTCGGGCGGCGGCCTGGGGCCCGAGTGGCAGGTGCTGCTCGGGCGAGCCGACGCGCTCGCCTACGGCGGGCGGCTGCACGAAGCCCTGCCGCTCTACCAGCTGGCGTCCCGCCACCAGCAGCTGCGGGCGGAGCAGTTGGAGAAGCTGGTGGAGTGCCTGGCGCAGAGCGTCCGGATCAAAGAGGGGCTGCCCGCCGCCGGGAGCggccccccgcagccccgcgagTGGGATGTCTTCAGGTGCCGCAAATGCCAGGGCTTCCTCTTCGAGCCCGTTTCCTTGCCTTGCGGACACACGTTCTGCAAAAAGTGCCTGGAGAGGGACCGGGCGGCCGACTCCCGCTGCGTTCTGTGTAAGGAGGAGGGCAGCGCGGCGGCCGGGCAGCTCCTGCGGGTCAATGTCATCCTCAGCAACCTGCTTGCCAAGTGGTTCCCCTGCCAAGTGAAGGCTTCGCAGCTCAGGCACGAAGGGAACCTCCTCTATAAGGAAAAGAAGCTACAAGCCGCCCTGCAGAAGTACAACGAAGCGGTCAGCCTAG CTCCAAATGACCACTTACTATACAGCAACCGTTCCCAGATTAACTCTACTTTGAAAGCTTGTGAAGATGCATTGCATGATGCTGAAATGGCATGCAGACTGCAGCCGAACTGGTTGAAA GGTCACCTGAGGAAAGGACAAGCATTAGCTAATCTGGGGAAAACAGAAGAAGCTTTAAGAGAGTTTCTATTCTGCCTTGCTCTAGATACTGGGAACAAGACTGCCAAGTCTGAGGCACAAAAG GTAAATGTGGAACAGAAAAAGGGTTTTCCCATTCAAGAGGAATCAAATGTAGCTACTTCTGGTAGTTTGAAGAAATCTATACAAATTACAGAGAGCAAAAAGGACTGCTTGGAGGAGGAGAACAAACTCAGCTCCATGCCAGAGTCTGCCTTTCTCATATCTGAGAAGTGCAGCCTCCTGAAGAGGAAGTGCTGCGCGGAGGAGACGCGCAATGCCGAGGTACCCTGCAAACTGCCCAAGAAAG ATACAGCTGATACAAAGGGAAATAGTACTGGACAACATACTCCATTTGAATTTGTGGATCCATCAGATTTGGACTGCTCCCTGTGTATGAG GCTCTTCTATGAACCTGTCACAACGCCTTGTGGACACACCTTCTGCCTCAAATGTCTTGAGAGATGCCTGGATCACAACCCAAAATGTCCCCTGTGCAAGGAAGGGCTCTCAGAG TGCTTGGCTATGAGGAAATACTGTAAAACAGTACTAATGGAGGAGTTAATAGCTAGATATCTTCCAGAGGAACTCACTGAAAGAAGAAAGATTTATGAAGAGGAAATAGCAGAGCTTTCCAA CCTAAATAAGAATGTTCCTATATTTGTCTGCACAATGGCGTATCCTACAGTCCCATGCCCTTTGCACATCTTTGAGCCGTGTTATCGCTTGATGATTCGAAGGTGCATGGAGACTGGCACCAAACAATTTGGGATGTGCATCAGTGACCCTGTaaaggg GTTTGCAGATTATGGCTGCATTCTGGAGATAAGAAATGTTGAATTCTTTGCTGATGGTCGCTCTGTTGTGGACAGCATCGGCAAGAGGAGATTTAAGGTGATAGAGCACAGCCAGCGCGATGGCTATAATACAGCAGATATCGAGTACATTGAGGATCAAAAG GTGCAAGGACAAGAGTATGCTGCATTACTTGTTCTCCACGATTCTGTCTATGATCAGGCATATATGTGGTTTAACTCCCTCAAGCAAGCACTCAAAAGTCGAATTCTCAGTCATTTTGGTCCAATGCCAGCTAAGGATCCTGACCCACAG TCTAACCCTAATGGGCCAGCCTGGTGCTGGTGGGTCCTGGCTGTCCTTCCCCTTGAGAACAGGGCTCAGCTCCCTTTCCTCGCCATGAAGTCCCTCAAAGACCGCTTGAATGGCATCAGACGTGTCCTTACGTTCATGTCTCGTACAAGATCACGGTGA
- the LONRF3 gene encoding LON peptidase N-terminal domain and RING finger protein 3 isoform X1: MGSHLPPQPQRPEPQLVLQLAAGARQAQNLELSGGGLGPEWQVLLGRADALAYGGRLHEALPLYQLASRHQQLRAEQLEKLVECLAQSVRIKEGLPAAGSGPPQPREWDVFRCRKCQGFLFEPVSLPCGHTFCKKCLERDRAADSRCVLCKEEGSAAAGQLLRVNVILSNLLAKWFPCQVKASQLRHEGNLLYKEKKLQAALQKYNEAVSLAPNDHLLYSNRSQINSTLKACEDALHDAEMACRLQPNWLKGHLRKGQALANLGKTEEALREFLFCLALDTGNKTAKSEAQKLLLSLFSLIPGNAQEHLPDILQLLSHHSRLKGNLLNSVGSGGTSHNLQRLLKVNVEQKKGFPIQEESNVATSGSLKKSIQITESKKDCLEEENKLSSMPESAFLISEKCSLLKRKCCAEETRNAEVPCKLPKKDTADTKGNSTGQHTPFEFVDPSDLDCSLCMRLFYEPVTTPCGHTFCLKCLERCLDHNPKCPLCKEGLSECLAMRKYCKTVLMEELIARYLPEELTERRKIYEEEIAELSNLNKNVPIFVCTMAYPTVPCPLHIFEPCYRLMIRRCMETGTKQFGMCISDPVKGFADYGCILEIRNVEFFADGRSVVDSIGKRRFKVIEHSQRDGYNTADIEYIEDQKVQGQEYAALLVLHDSVYDQAYMWFNSLKQALKSRILSHFGPMPAKDPDPQSNPNGPAWCWWVLAVLPLENRAQLPFLAMKSLKDRLNGIRRVLTFMSRTRSR, translated from the exons ATGGGCTCCCACCTGCCGCCGCAGCCGCAGCGCCCGGAGCCccagctggtgctgcagctggcGGCTGGGGCTCGTCAGGCGCAGAACTTGGAGCTGTCGGGCGGCGGCCTGGGGCCCGAGTGGCAGGTGCTGCTCGGGCGAGCCGACGCGCTCGCCTACGGCGGGCGGCTGCACGAAGCCCTGCCGCTCTACCAGCTGGCGTCCCGCCACCAGCAGCTGCGGGCGGAGCAGTTGGAGAAGCTGGTGGAGTGCCTGGCGCAGAGCGTCCGGATCAAAGAGGGGCTGCCCGCCGCCGGGAGCggccccccgcagccccgcgagTGGGATGTCTTCAGGTGCCGCAAATGCCAGGGCTTCCTCTTCGAGCCCGTTTCCTTGCCTTGCGGACACACGTTCTGCAAAAAGTGCCTGGAGAGGGACCGGGCGGCCGACTCCCGCTGCGTTCTGTGTAAGGAGGAGGGCAGCGCGGCGGCCGGGCAGCTCCTGCGGGTCAATGTCATCCTCAGCAACCTGCTTGCCAAGTGGTTCCCCTGCCAAGTGAAGGCTTCGCAGCTCAGGCACGAAGGGAACCTCCTCTATAAGGAAAAGAAGCTACAAGCCGCCCTGCAGAAGTACAACGAAGCGGTCAGCCTAG CTCCAAATGACCACTTACTATACAGCAACCGTTCCCAGATTAACTCTACTTTGAAAGCTTGTGAAGATGCATTGCATGATGCTGAAATGGCATGCAGACTGCAGCCGAACTGGTTGAAA GGTCACCTGAGGAAAGGACAAGCATTAGCTAATCTGGGGAAAACAGAAGAAGCTTTAAGAGAGTTTCTATTCTGCCTTGCTCTAGATACTGGGAACAAGACTGCCAAGTCTGAGGCACAAAAG CTTCTACTTAGTTTGTTTTCACTCATCCCGGGGAATGCTCAGGAACACTTACCCGATATCCTGCAGCTGTTGTCACATCACTCTAGATTAAAGGGGAATCTCCTAAATTCAGTGGGATCTGGAGGCACCAGCCATAACCTACAGAGGTTGCTCAAG GTAAATGTGGAACAGAAAAAGGGTTTTCCCATTCAAGAGGAATCAAATGTAGCTACTTCTGGTAGTTTGAAGAAATCTATACAAATTACAGAGAGCAAAAAGGACTGCTTGGAGGAGGAGAACAAACTCAGCTCCATGCCAGAGTCTGCCTTTCTCATATCTGAGAAGTGCAGCCTCCTGAAGAGGAAGTGCTGCGCGGAGGAGACGCGCAATGCCGAGGTACCCTGCAAACTGCCCAAGAAAG ATACAGCTGATACAAAGGGAAATAGTACTGGACAACATACTCCATTTGAATTTGTGGATCCATCAGATTTGGACTGCTCCCTGTGTATGAG GCTCTTCTATGAACCTGTCACAACGCCTTGTGGACACACCTTCTGCCTCAAATGTCTTGAGAGATGCCTGGATCACAACCCAAAATGTCCCCTGTGCAAGGAAGGGCTCTCAGAG TGCTTGGCTATGAGGAAATACTGTAAAACAGTACTAATGGAGGAGTTAATAGCTAGATATCTTCCAGAGGAACTCACTGAAAGAAGAAAGATTTATGAAGAGGAAATAGCAGAGCTTTCCAA CCTAAATAAGAATGTTCCTATATTTGTCTGCACAATGGCGTATCCTACAGTCCCATGCCCTTTGCACATCTTTGAGCCGTGTTATCGCTTGATGATTCGAAGGTGCATGGAGACTGGCACCAAACAATTTGGGATGTGCATCAGTGACCCTGTaaaggg GTTTGCAGATTATGGCTGCATTCTGGAGATAAGAAATGTTGAATTCTTTGCTGATGGTCGCTCTGTTGTGGACAGCATCGGCAAGAGGAGATTTAAGGTGATAGAGCACAGCCAGCGCGATGGCTATAATACAGCAGATATCGAGTACATTGAGGATCAAAAG GTGCAAGGACAAGAGTATGCTGCATTACTTGTTCTCCACGATTCTGTCTATGATCAGGCATATATGTGGTTTAACTCCCTCAAGCAAGCACTCAAAAGTCGAATTCTCAGTCATTTTGGTCCAATGCCAGCTAAGGATCCTGACCCACAG TCTAACCCTAATGGGCCAGCCTGGTGCTGGTGGGTCCTGGCTGTCCTTCCCCTTGAGAACAGGGCTCAGCTCCCTTTCCTCGCCATGAAGTCCCTCAAAGACCGCTTGAATGGCATCAGACGTGTCCTTACGTTCATGTCTCGTACAAGATCACGGTGA